A stretch of the Carcharodon carcharias isolate sCarCar2 chromosome 28, sCarCar2.pri, whole genome shotgun sequence genome encodes the following:
- the hif1an gene encoding hypoxia-inducible factor 1-alpha inhibitor isoform X2, translated as MAISFQVKMEPVVLTDTNLVYPALKWDLEYLQENIGDGDFSVYVANTHKFLYYDEKKMVNFKNFRPKSRREEMKFSEFVEKLGKIEQDDNRYYLQQTLNDTVGKKIVMDFLGFNWNWINKQQAKRNWGQLTSNLLLVGMAGNVTPAHYDEQQNFFAQIKGYKRCILFPPDQFDCLYPYPVHHPCDRQSQVDFENPDYERFPNFRNVVGYETVVGPGDVLYIPMYWWHHIESLLNGGITITVNFWYKGAPTPKRIEYPLKSHQKVAIMRNIEKMLGEALGEPQEVGPLLNMMIKGRYD; from the exons atggcgatatcgttccaagtcaagatg GAGCCAGTAGTGTTGACAGATACCAACCTGGTGTACCCAGCACTGAAATGGGATCTGGAATATTTGCAGGAGAACATTGGCGATGGGGACTTTTCTGTTTATGTTGCCAACACGCACAAATTCTTGTACTATGATGAAAAGAAAATGGTTAACTTCAAGAACTTCAGGCCAAAGTCTAGACGGGAAGAGATGAAATTCAGTGAGTTTGTGGAAAAGCTTGGTAAAATCGAACAAGATGACAACAG GTATTACTTACAACAAACACTGAATGATACAGTAGGGAAGAAGATTGTCATGGATTTCCTGGGTTTTAACTGGAACTGGATTAATAAGCAACAGGCAAAGCGGAACTGGGGACAGCTCACATCCAATCTGCTGCTTGTAGGAATGGCAG GAAATGTCACGCCAGCACATTATGATGAACAGCAGAACTTTTTTGCACAAATTAAGGGTTACAAACGCTGTATTCTCTTCCCACCTGATCAGTTTGATTGTTTATATCCATACCCAGTTCATCACCCGTGTGACAGACAGAGCCAG GTggattttgaaaatccagattatGAAAGATTTCCTAATTTTAGGAATGTTGTAGGATATGAAACAGTGGTTGGGCCTGGAGATGTTTTGTACATCCCTATGTACTG GTGGCATCATATTGAGTCATTGCTTAATGGAGGAATCACTATTACAGTCAACTTCTGGTACAAG GGTGCGCCAACTCCAAAGAGGATCGAGTACCCATTGAAGTCCCATCAGAAGGTCGCAATTATGAGGAATATAGAAAAAATGCTGGGAGAGGCTCTAGGGGAGCCACAGGAG GTTGGGCCATTATTAAACATGATGATTAAAGGCCGATATGATTAA